One region of Sus scrofa isolate TJ Tabasco breed Duroc chromosome 3, Sscrofa11.1, whole genome shotgun sequence genomic DNA includes:
- the LOC110260119 gene encoding protein PRRC2A-like, translated as MKMKDEVKMEVKMGEVKMKEEVKMGVKSVAEQEHLPKCGCPSSSFSPPGAPPYPSSLREKFWSLGDGFWPRTREGGGPRRRAWVPGAPAGWRWRGGPSPTAPSPSPVSSAPSSSGPRLPRLEEQPAAQRPRSLCLGAAGRRAQRRQARRGRRRQRYQGVMKEQERSRLASPSPPPPSSPSSSLTIVHTSTPPRIMPTSSDYFLFMGNMKMRQTDSN; from the exons ATGAAGATGAAGGACGAAGTTAAGATGGAGGTAAAGATGGGGGAAGTGAAGATGAAGGAGGAGGTGAAAATGGGAGtgaag TCAGTGGCAGAGCAGGAGCACCTGCCCAAGTGTGGATGCCCTTCCAGCAGCTTCTCTCCTCCTGGGGCACCCCCTTATCCCTCCTCCTTGAGAGAGAAGTTCTGG TCCCTAGGGGACGGTTTTTGGCCGCGAACCCGGGAGGGCGGCGGGCCCAGGAGGAGGGCTTGGGTCCCGGGCGCCCCAGCTGGGTGGCGGTGGCGCGGCGGTCCCTCCCCCACggccccatccccctcccccgtCTCCTCCGCCCCATCCTCCTCCGGTCCTCGGCTGCCGCGGCTAGAGGAGCAGCCCGCGGCGCAGCGACCGCGCAGCCTTTGTCTCGGGGCCGCCGGGCGGCGGGCCCAGCGCAGGC AGGCCAGGCGAGGACGCAGGAGGCAGCGATATCAGGGAGTGATGAAGGAACAGGAGAGGAGCAGGCTGgcgtcaccatcaccaccaccaccatcatcaccatcatcgtcGCTGACCATCGTCCATACTAGCACCCCCCCCCGTATAATGCCAACTTCATcagattatttccttttcatggGTAATATGAAAATGCGACAGACTGACTCAAATTAA